DNA from Pseudomonadota bacterium:
GTTTTGATGCCGGGGTGGTATACGCTATCGGTATGACAGTTACATTCCTCAAAGAAGGCATCGGCAAATCAAGGCGGGCGGAAACTAAAGCAAAGGGCAGTACGCCGTTTATCCACAGTTACGCGACACTAAAAAGATATGTAGGTGTCATCAATAATTTCAGGGACAAGGCATTGGTCGATGTAAAACGTATTCACCAGATCACCGAAGAGCATGTTGAGACCTTCTTCGACAACATGGTAAGCGAAAATAGAAGCGAAAAGACGATAAAGATCAACGCTTCTGCGCTTAACAAGCTATTCAATGCTTGGAGCAGGCATGATCTCAAAGAATATATAGACGAAAACAGATCAACGTGGGCAGGTGATGCAATAGATTCGAATCGAACAACACCATTTGGCGACCCCGATAGGGTAATTGATAAAATGAGACGGGAAGCATTTAAAGCAGCAGCAACCATCCAACTGAATACGGGCGCTCGCATATCTGACATCAAGAAGGTGGTAGGTTCAGTCATAGCGCATCCATCGTTGGAATCTATTACCATCCTGAAATCAAAAGGCGGAAAGGACAGGGAGCTTGACTTCTCTGACAGGCTGCCTATTTTAGCCATTGTGATAGAGGCGGCTAAAATCATACAGGCATATTTATCTGAAAATAATAATAACTGGAGCAGCTTTAAGAAGGAATATACAAAAGAAGTACATAGGGCTGCTATAAAGGCAGGGGAAATATATTGCGGGCCTCATGCGCTCAGAGCTAATTATGCAAACGAACGGTATGAAAAAGGTATAAAAGAGGGAAAGGACGAGGAAGTCGTCCTGAAAAGGTTAACAGAAGATTTGGGCCACCACAGAATCAGAATGGCAAAATATTACCTCAGTGCATTCAGAATCTAAAGGCGAAATAGCAGGTTTGCTGCATCACGAAAAAAAAGAAATGTTGATACTGGAAGGATCAACAATTGTTCTACTTTCGAGATTACCGATAATACTTACCACGAGACCCCCTGCTCCTTAAGATAGATTTGTGCATCTTTGTTGCCTAACTGCGCTGCACTCTTGTAATCCTCAACAGCCTGCTGATGATCGTCAAGTTTCAAATAAGCACTTCCTCTCATGTAATAAGCATCTGAATCGTCGGGGTCCAACTCTATGACTTCGCTGTATTCATCAATTGCCTGCGGGAAATTGCCGAGTCCAAAATAAATACTCCCTATCGCGTAAAAAGCATCTGTATTCTCAGGCTCCAGATCTATAACTTCATTGTAATCATCTATTGCCTGCTCAAAATTGCCGAGTGCTTCATAAACATCGCCCCTCCTGTAGTAAGCGTTTGCTAACTCTGGATTCTTCTCTACAGCCTTGTTGTAATCCGAAATAGCATGTAGAAAATTGCCGAGTTCGGCGTAAGCGTTTCCTCTCATGTAATAGGCAACACCAGGATCATCAGTATCAAAATCTATCACTTTGTCATAATTATCAATAGCCTGCGGGAAATTGCCGAGTTCTTCGTAAACACCCGCTCTCGCGTAGTAGGCATTTGTATACTCAGGATTCAGCTCTATAGCCTTATCATAATTATCAATGGCACGCTGAGAATTGCCGAGTTCCCCATAAACAATACCTCTCAAATAATAAGCATCTGCATCATCAGGGTTCATTTCTATGATTTTATTATAATCATCAATAGCCAACCCAATATTATTCATCACTCTATGCTCATTAGCTCTGCCATGGTAAGCCTCTGCATCATCAGGGTTCAGTTTTATTGCCTTGTCATAATGCTCTATGGTCCGCTGATAGTAATAATCGTCTGTA
Protein-coding regions in this window:
- a CDS encoding phage integrase N-terminal SAM-like domain-containing protein yields the protein MIRTVKLYDSPDGSKLDGKKKLEKQQKKRFEYPIVPHLRFDAGVVYAIGMTVTFLKEGIGKSRRAETKAKGSTPFIHSYATLKRYVGVINNFRDKALVDVKRIHQITEEHVETFFDNMVSENRSEKTIKINASALNKLFNAWSRHDLKEYIDENRSTWAGDAIDSNRTTPFGDPDRVIDKMRREAFKAAATIQLNTGARISDIKKVVGSVIAHPSLESITILKSKGGKDRELDFSDRLPILAIVIEAAKIIQAYLSENNNNWSSFKKEYTKEVHRAAIKAGEIYCGPHALRANYANERYEKGIKEGKDEEVVLKRLTEDLGHHRIRMAKYYLSAFRI
- a CDS encoding tetratricopeptide repeat protein is translated as MAKNTALEGKVILFQNYRKDLGYKEEKEVSNKDIELNPKDTDDYYYQRTIEHYDKAIKLNPDDAEAYHGRANEHRVMNNIGLAIDDYNKIIEMNPDDADAYYLRGIVYGELGNSQRAIDNYDKAIELNPEYTNAYYARAGVYEELGNFPQAIDNYDKVIDFDTDDPGVAYYMRGNAYAELGNFLHAISDYNKAVEKNPELANAYYRRGDVYEALGNFEQAIDDYNEVIDLEPENTDAFYAIGSIYFGLGNFPQAIDEYSEVIELDPDDSDAYYMRGSAYLKLDDHQQAVEDYKSAAQLGNKDAQIYLKEQGVSW